The following proteins are co-located in the Pyricularia oryzae 70-15 chromosome 1, whole genome shotgun sequence genome:
- a CDS encoding vacuolar transporter chaperone 4, producing MKFAEQLRASIIPEYQWYYLDYPGLKAELKQPSGPIQKDTGVREWSEDDETRFVRKLEAELEKIHQKQQVKSIEITRRIAVCEKEVMDTIRRQNERGTGPGPTEEEFDLHESDLSDIIADVHDLAKFVQVNYTGFYKIIKKHDKMTGWHLKPVWDSRLKAKPFYKENYDAQVVKLSKLYDLARTRGNPVQGDSAAGGGQASFVRNTTKYWVHPDNVTELKLIILKHLPVLVFNASKEFEVADSAITSIYYDNPDTWELYEGRLKKTEGAEAIRLRWYGGMDTETIFVERKTHREDWTGEKSVKARFPIKEKNVNSYMKGDLLPAAVFEKARREGKKPQKVLDEQERLAAEIQYSVLKKGYKPVCRSFYNRTAFQLPADARVRISLDTELCMIREDDLDGKKRAGDNWRRMDIGIDHPFSQLPPEDIVRFPYAVLEVKLQTHVGQQPPDWVRQLISSHLVESVPKFSKFIHGCASLFEDRINLLPFWHPQMDVDIRKPRTHNFGIHRPAANSAATATTDDEEDELDSDEEEAEDAGKNGVASSHAANGNGESSSRGLHRGQRAQDVEDQTVAQPVADEDYPVYDSDVEEDEDVRLEEARRVGGWDYYSTLFSIYSGKAAHTGLAVAKALIPRPRGSAIPRSERNEALWGSEDTSLKRFKAPKGKKIHVPVRVEPKVYFAAERTFLGWLEYSIYVGMIATTLLNFGDKPNSMAFVVAGAFTIVAILCLIYSVAIYLYRSRAIRTRRASAKYYDKLGPSALCVTLFLAVALNFGFEGYKRSIW from the exons ATGAAGTTCGCCGAGCAGCTGCGGGCCAGCATAATACCCGAGTACCAATGGTACTACCTCGACTACCCGGGCCTCAAAGCTGAGCTTAAGCAACCGAGCGGACCGATCCAAAAGGACACGGGAGTCCGGGAATGGTCAGAGGATGATGAGACTCGCTTCGTGCGCAAGCTCGAGGCGGAACTCGAAAAGATCCACCAGAAGCAGCAGGTCAAGTCCATCGAGATCACCAGGAGGATCGCCGTCTGCGAGAAGGAGGTTATGGATACCATCAGGCGCCAAAACGAACGCGGCACCGGTCCTGGCCCTACCGAGGAGGAGTTTGACCTCCACGAGTCGGATCTGAGCGATATCATCGCAGACGTCCACGACCTTGCCAAGTTTGTTCAAGTCAACTACACTGGGTTTTATAAGATTATCAAGAAGCATGAC AAAATGACTGGCTGGCATCTGAAGCCCGTCTGGGACAGTCGGTTGAAGGCGAAGCCGTTCTACAAGGAGAACTATGACGCTCAGGTTGTCAAGCTCTCAAAGCTGTATGACCTGGCCCGCACACGAGGCAATCCTGTTCAGGGTGACAGCGCAGCTGGTggcggacaggccagctttGTCCGAAACACCACAAAGTATTGGGTTCACCCGGACAACGTTACCGAGTTGAAGCTCATCATCCTCAAGCACCTACCGGTCCTCGTCTTCAACGCAAGTAAGGAATTCGAGGTAGCTGACTCGGCCATCACATCGATCTACTACGACAACCCGGACACATGGGAACTTTATGAGGGGCGACTCAAAAAGACGGAGGGGGCCGAGGCCATCCGTCTTCGTTGGTACGGCGGCATGGACACGGAAACGATATTTGTTGAACGAAAGACGCATCGCGAAGACTGGACGGGCGAGAAGTCGGTCAAGGCGCGCTTCCCCATCAAGGAGAAGAATGTGAACTCGTACATGAAGGGAGACCTCCTACCTGCGGCTGTGTTTGAAAAGGCGCGTCGGGAAGGCAAGAAGCCCCAGAAAGTGCTCGATGAGCAAGAGCGTCTCGCGGCCGAGATTCAGTATTCGGTGCTGAAGAAGGGTTACAAGCCAGTGTGTCGGTCATTTTACAACCGCACAGCTTTCCAGTTGCCGGCGGATGCACGAGTGCGTATCTCGCTCGATACTGAGCTCTGCATGATACGAGAAGATGACCTGGATGGCAAGAAGCGTGCTGGTGATAACTGGCGACGGATGGACATTGGGATCGATCACCCGTTCAGCCAGCTGCCGCCCGAGGACATTGTTCGGTTCCCCTATGCCGTGCTGGAGGTTAAGCTGCAGACACATGTGGGACAGCAACCACCAGACTGGGTGCGCCAGCTCATTTCGAGCCACCTGGTAGAGTCGGTGCCCAAGTTTTCGAAATTCATCCATGGATGTGCGAGCCTGTTTGAGGACAGAATTAATCTGTTGCCCTTTTGGCACCCGCAAATGGATGTTGACATCAGAAAACCACGGACGCACAACTTCGGCATCcaccgaccggcagccaACTCGGCAGCAACAGCCACCACCGACGATGAAGAGGACGAGCTTGAttcggacgaggaggaggcagaAGATGCAGGCAAGAATGGTGTGGCCAGCTCGCATGCTGCCAACGGAAATGGTGAATCGTCCAGCCGGGGACTTCACCGTGGTCAGCGAGCACAAGACGTTGAAGACCAGACTGTGGCGCAGCCAGTGGCTGATGAGGATTATCCCGTCTACGACTCGGACgtggaggaggatgaagacgTTAGGCTAGAGGAGGCGCGGAGAGTGGGTGGTTGGGACTACTACTCGACACTGTTTTCCATATATTCTGGTAAAGCCGCGCATACGGGGCTGGCAGTGGCGAAGGCGCTCATCCCGCGCCCACGAGGCTCGGCCATTCCGAGAAGCGAGCGCAATGAGGCTCTCTGGGGAAGCGAGGACACGAGTCTGAAACGCTTCAAGGCgcccaagggcaagaagatTCATGTGCCGGTTCGTGTCGAACCAAAGGTGTACTTTGCCGCCGAGCGCAcctttttgggttgg CTCGAGTATTCGATTTACGTGGGTATGATTGCTACAACATTGCTGAACTTTGGCGACAAGCCCAACAGCATGGCATTTGTGGTAGCCGGTGCCTTCACGATTGTTGCAATTCTTTGCTTGATATACTCGGTGGCTATCTACCTCTACAGAAGCCGGGCGATCCGCACGCGCCGAGCATCGGCGAAGTACTACGACAAGTTGGGTCCTTCAGCTCTGTGTGTGACATTGTTCCTTGCGGTTGCTTTGAACTTTGGGTTCGAGGGGTACAAGAGAAGTATTTGGTAG